The sequence below is a genomic window from Granulicatella elegans.
GACAACCATGCACCACCTGTCTCTTTGTCCCCGAAGGGAATGCTCTATCTCTAGAGTGGTCAAAGGATGTCAAGACTTGGTAAGGTTCTTCGCGTTGCTTCGAATTAAACCACATGCTCCACCGCTTGTGCGGGTCCCCGTCAATTCCTTTGAGTTTCAACCTTGCGGTCGTACTCCCCAGGCGGAGTGCTTAATGCGTTAACTGCAGCACTGAAGGGCGGAAACCCTCCAACACTTAGCACTCATCGTTTACGGCGTGGACTACCAGGGTATCTAATCCTGTTTGCTACCCACGCTTTCGAGCCTCAGCGTCAGTTACAGACCAGAGAGTCGCCTTCGCCACTGGTGTTCCTCCATATATCTACGCATTTCACCGCTACACATGGAATTCCACTCTCCTCTTCTGCACTCAAGTCAACCAGTTTCCAATGACCCTCCCCGGTTGAGCCGGGGGCTTTCACATCAGACTTAATTGACCGCCTGCGCTCGCTTTACGCCCAATAAATCCGGACAACGCTTGCCACCTACGTATTACCGCGGCTGCTGGCACGTAGTTAGCCGTGGCTTTCTGGTTAGATACCGTCACACGCATAACAGTTACTCTATGCGCTGTTCTTCTCTAACAACAGAGTTTTACGAACCGAAATCCTTCTTCACTCACGCGGCGTTGCTCCGTCAGACTTGCGTCCATTGCGGAAGATTCCCTACTGCTGCCTCCCGTAGGAGTTTGGGCCGTGTCTCAGTCCCAATGTGGCCGATCACCCTCTCAGGTCGGCTATGCATCACGGCCTTGGTGAGCCGTTACCTCACCAACTAGCTAATGCACCGCGGGTCCATCCATCAGCAGAAGCCGAAGCCTCTTTTCCTTCTTCAGTCATGCGACTAAAGAACCTATGCGGTTTTAGCATCCGTTTCCGAATGTTATCCCCCTCTGATGGGCAGGTTACCCACGTGTTACTCACCCGTTCGCCACTAGATTGACCAATGCAAGCATCGGTCGCTCTCGTTCGACTTGCATGTATTAGGCACGCCGCCAGCGTTCGTCCTGAGCCAGGATCAAACTCTCATGAAAATATATTCATGAGCTTTTGAAAGCTCATTTTAATTACTGACTTATTGTTTTTCTCCTTAGAGAAAAGAAATTGTTGTTTCTTCACTTTTGTGAAGTCCCTACACATTTGGTTTGTCTTCTTTGTTTAGTTTTCAAAGGTCAACGTCGCTTTATCGCGACAACTCCTATATATTATCACAGGTGTTTTTTTCTGTCAACTACTTTTTAAAATTTATTTTAAATTTATTTTTCGCAATCGTTTCAAAGGCGAACGTTCGTTAACAGTGTTTATAATTTACCATAGCTTTTTATTCTTTGCAAGGCTTTTTTGTAACTTTTTTTATATTTTTTGAATATTTTAGTTTTATTCTGCTTAAAACTTTATGTTAACGGTTTTTTACTTATTTACTTCTTTCTTTTAGTGGAGTATACTATATTTGTAAAGCCGAAATAGCTCAGTTGGTAGAGCAACGCACTCGTAACGCGTAGGTCACAGGTTCGATCCCTGCTTTCGGCACTAGATAGAGTTTTTGTTAATTTTTATCAATTCTCAAACCATCTCTATTTCATATTTAAAGCCCTCAGACTTTTTGACCTGAGGGCTATTTTTTATTTGATTACGTTTTGAATAATCGTTAATACAACTTCTTTTGCTTTTTCCATGCTTTCTAATGTAACAAATTCATATTGCCCATGTAAATTTTCTGCACCTGTAAACAAGTTAGGTGTTGGAATTCCTTTAAAGGTAATAATACAACCATCTGTACCTCCTCTAAAAGGTTGGATATCTGGTTCGATTCCACATTGGCGGTATGCTTCTTTTGCTACTTCAACTGAAGTCATATCTTCTTTTAATACTTCATACATATTAAAGTATTCATCATAAATATGGCATTCAATTCTTGGAACATCATAAGTTTTATTTTGTTTTTCTACAATTTTTGCGAAATTTTTCTTACGTTCTTGGAACTTCTCCATAGAATGATCTCGAATAATATATTCCGCTTCTACCATTCCAATATTGCCTGATTGTTTAGTAAGCATATAAAAGCCTTCATACCCACTCGTTCTTTCAGGCACTTCTTGCTCTGGTAATTTTGAAAACAGTTTAGCTGCTTCTGCTAGTGCATTTACCATGACATTTTTTGCTTGACCAGGGTGTACACTTGTACCATTAATTTTCACTACCGCTCTTGCAGCATTAAAAGTTTCATATTCTAATTTTCCGACTATACCACTATCTAATGTATAAGCAAATTGAACCGGCATTCTTTCTGCTTTAAATCGATGGGCGCCTTTCCCAATTTCCTCATCTGGTCCAAAAGCTACCCAAATGTCTCCATGTGGAATTTCTGGGTTATCTAACAAATCGATAGCTGCTTCTACTATTGAAACTAATCCAGCTTTATCATCTGCTCCTAACAATGTTGTCCCATCTGTTGTAATCAGAGTTTGCCCAATATAATTTTTCAAGTTAGGAAATTCTTCTACTCGCATCATCAGCCCTAATTCAGAATTTAACAGAACATCTTCCCCATCATAATTCGAATGAATTTGTGGTTGAATATTTTCCGCATTAAAATCTGCAGTATCGACATGTGCTACAAATCCGATTGCAGGAGCCGTTTTACCTTCTGGTAAATTACTTGGAATACAAGCTACTAAATAAGCATCTTCTAAATCTAAAGAAATATATGAAAATCCTAATTCCTTCAATTCCTGTTTCAACATTTGTAAAAAATCTAACTGACTTTTTGTTGTTGGGACTGCAGATGAGTTTAAATCACTTCTTGTATTAATCTTCGCATATCGTACAAAACGATCTAACAGTCTTTCTCGCATTAGTAAGAGTCATCTTCTTTCACTTGATAGAATTCTAATTCTACAACAGTTTCACGACCAAACATTTCAATTGTTACTTTAACTTTTTGTTTTTCGTCATCGATTTCTGTTACTTTACCGCTCATACCATCAAAGGCACCTTCAGTGATAATAACATAATCTCCAACTTTAACATGCAAATCTACTGGCGCATGAGTTGGCACTCCTAAGCGACCTAATAATGTTTCTACTTCTTCTGGCAATAATGGAGATGGTTTAGAACCCGCTCCGTGAGATCCTACAAATCCTGTAACACCTGGAGTATTTCGTACAACATACCACGCTTGGTCTGACATAATCATTTCAACTAATACATAACCTGGGAAAGTTTTACTTACTATAACTTTTTCCTTTCCATCTTTCACTTCCACTTCTTCATCCTCTGGAACAATTACTCGAAAAATATTTTCTTCCATTCCCATTGAACTAATACGTAATTCAATATTTGATTTCACTTTATTTTCATATCCTGAATAAGTATGTAATACATACCATTCTTTTGCTGCATTACTCATCATAATTCCTCCTAATATTTTTTCATACAAAAAAACCTTCTCACTTGAAGGTTTTTGCTTGTTTTTATTATACCACTATTTTATAACTCTTGCGAATTATTTAATAATTAATTTAAATGCATTTGAAATAGCGAAATCCACCACAGTGAAAAAGCCTAATGCAAGTAATACTGCCATCACAACTGTTAATGTATATTTATTGACTTCTTTACCAGTTGGCCATGTTACTCTCTTCATTTCTTTAACAATATTTACTAAAAAACGCATTCGAAACTGCTCCTCTCGATTATTTAGTTTCTCGATGTAGTGTTTGTTTATTGCAAAACTTACAGAATTTTTTTAATTCTAAACGTTCGACACGTTTATTTTGTCCTAAAGTAAGTGTATAGTTTCTTGAACCACATACACTACATGCCAACGCTGCTTTCTTTTGTGCCATATTTTCACTACTCTCTTTCTTCTACTATATCATATCTATTCAATCATAAAATTCTCAGTGCCAATTGTCAAGCATTAGCGAAAAAATATCACACTAATGACTAATAATAATATTTGCATGACATGAATCATCAATATGTTTTTAATCGCTAATGCAAAAGTTGTTCGTTTCTCTTGTTTTTGAAGGAAGAGTTGAATATTTTTATACACTGGAATTGCAACTACTAAAGTCCCTAGCATTAACATTGGTGCTATTTGTAATACGACTGCTAACAGCATTGCTACAAAACTAATGAAATAGAGGACTTGGTATAATGTTAACGCCGTTGGTTTCCCGATATAATACACTAATGTATAGCGATGATTCGTAATATCTGTCTCTAAATCACATAAATTATTACTTAACATAATATTCGCAATCGTACATACTAATGGCAATGAGAGCAGTGCTACTTTGAAGTGATCTAACAACGATAATCGGACAACTAACATTCCTTGTTCGAATCCCATCCACGCAAAACTTGCTTCTGGAGAGTTTAGGAAAATCACAATCCAAAAAATTCCAAATCCCATAGTCACTCCTGACAACACTTCTCCTAACGGCATCCTCGAAATTGGAATCGGACCAAAAGTATAAAAAATACCAATCACAAAACAAAGTGCGCCCACAAATAATAAAATCACATTCGTTCTCATCACTAAAATGATTCCAATAATCGTTGCAATACCGACTAGAGCAGTAAATATAATGGTTGCCTGTTTCACCGTTAAAGATGATGTTCCAATAATATTTTCTTCTTGGCGGTACGTTTTATTTTTCGCTTTGACATAGTCCATCAAATTATTCATAACGGTCGTTGCCATATCAAAACATAACATTCCAACAAAGAACAACATCATATTCACAGCGTTGCAATTTCCGAATGTCCAAATGGAAAAGAGTAATCCGACCACAAAAGGAATGACACTCGCAATTTTCGTTCTTAACTCTACTAATTCTATAATATCTTTCATATTAATGCGTCCCCTCCCATGTATATTGATCATTCGTTAGTTTAAACGCATTTTTAATAGAATTTGAAACATAGACTTTCTTATCTCGAGTCATGAAGACTGCATCCACATCATCTTTTTGATTGACATATTTCAACCCTTCTTCTACACCGATTGAAAACATTGAAGTTGATAATGCATCTCCTCGTGTAGAACTTGAGACAATAATTGAAACTCCTGCAATGTCATTTTCATATGGATATCCTGTTTTTGGATTTAAAATATGATGATAAGTCTTACCATCTACTTCTAAATAACGTTCATATATCCCAGAAGTTACAATTGTCTTTTCTTTTTCTAAAATCGTTCCTAAAGTTGTACCGCGACTTTCTAGCGGATCTTGCAACCCAACATTCCAAGCTACCCCATCTCGCGCAGGAGAACCACCCATTACAACAATATTTCCTCCTAAATCAAGAACCGCTGTTGTCACACCTTCTTTTTTAAAGAAATTCCATAATTGATCTGCAATGAACCCTTTCGCAATTCCACCTAAATCTAGTAACATTCCTTTTTGAGTTAGAAAGACACTTTTTTCTTCATCATTTAAAACGACATTTTTATAATTCACTAAAGGTAGTGCATCATCAATTTCTTTTTGGGATGGTTTTCTAGCATCTGGGAATCCAATTCTCCATAAGCTTGTTAGAGGACCTACTGTAATATCAAAACTACCATCAAATTCCTCACTATAAGCTAGACCTTGTTTAATGACATCATATACTTCATCGCTGACTACAACCGCATGATCTCCTGCCGCCTCATTAATCACATCTACTTCAGAACCACTCGCATTCACTGTAATTCGAGCTTCCAAATCTTTCACCATTGTAAATGCGCGCGTTAATAATTCTTCAGTATTTGGATGATAAACAGATAACGCTACTGCAGTCCCTAGTAAAAAATCTGTTTTCTTAACAGGAGACTTAATAATTTCTCTAGGTGTTTTCACGGAAGCTGATGAAACAACTTCTACTTTTTGAACTTTCTTTTGTTGGCAACTCACTAATCCAATTGAACTTAAAGCAAGAGTTGTTACCAACAACCATTTATTGATTTTCATATTTCTCTCCTTAAATGTATAAATTCCATTCAAATAGTCTACTAAATTTTTCACAATAACTCAAGCCAAACTCCTGTTTCCCAAAAACAAAAAACCGAGCCTAAGCCCGGTTCATCGTCAAATTGAAATTAGCCTTGAGGTGCTGCCACCTTAATTTCTTTAGTGTCACCTTTTTGAGCTGCTTCAATTAATTTATTTGCATATTCTACAAATGAAGTGTGTGCATGTGTTGCTCCTGCAACTACTTCAACATCTGATGGAGTTTGTTTTTGTACTAAACCAACATTGTATGCTTTGAAGTATTCAGCTGGTCCAACTTTAACTTTATCTTTCATTTGTTTTTCATAAGCTTCATCTTCTGATTTACGTTTGCCATCTTTATTTAAGTTGTCATAATCTGAAGAAGTGATTTTGCCACCTTCAACTACGATTGTAAATTCTACATGCCAACCACGTTTGTCAGTTTCAGATACTAATTTGTAAGTACCATCTTTTAATTCTCCTGAAGCAGTAGATTTTGCTGCTTGAGTAGTTGCTGCTGTTGTAGTTGCAGTAGATGAAGTTGTTGATTTAGAACCTCCACCACATGCAGTTAATACAACTACTGATGATAATAAAACAGCTGCTGTTGCTAATGATTTTTTGATTGTCATTTGATTCATCCTTTTCTATTTAATTTTAGAATTTAGTAAATCCTTTTGGTATTATTATACCATGTTCCATTTTCTTTGCAAACTTAAACTGAAAGAACCATTTATCAGGCCCTATCTTCTACATCTCCCCAAAATTTCTATACGATCGACATCTTCTATTTTCAAGATGCCTCTTATACAATAAAACTCCAATCAACAGTCTATGCCACTATCAATTGGAGTTTATTTTACGATTACATCGTGCGTTCTAATAATTGTTTCGTTAATTGCGTTACTGTTGCCTTCATATCACTTTCAGGCAAACGTTCAATTTGAGACAACGCTTGTTTCGTATATTGCATTGCTAATTGTTGTGCTTTTTGCAGCCCACCAGAATCATGCACTAATTTCCTTAGTACCAATCTTTCTTCTTCAGAAATTTCTTGTTTTTTTTCTAGCAAAGGAATAATCTTTTGAGAGTTATTTTCCATTGCATAAATTAGCGGCGCTGTATAAATCCCTTGCGCAACATCTTCTAGAACAGGTTTTCCAAATTCTTGAGGAGTTACTTGATAATCTAAGATGTCATCTAAAATTTGAAACGCCATGCCAATTTGCTGACCAATTTTCTTTGCTCTGAGTGCATCATCCATTTCTCCTAATGTTGCGCCCATATAACAACTAATCATGAATAACTGGGCTGTCTTTCCCTCAATTCGTTTCAAATATTCTTGAAGTCCTAAATCATAGCGATAACAATTTCTCATTTGAGCTAATTCGCCTTCTAGAACTCGAGCCATACCATTTGTTGGAAGGACAATCCCTTCTAAATCTTTCACATATTCTGATAAGAGTTTATAACAACTCGTTAAAATAAAATCTCCTGCATAAATTGCTACACGATTTCCATAACGAGAGTTAATCGTTTTTTGACCTCTTCTCATATCCGCTTCATCAATCACATCATCATGGAGTAATGTTGCAACATGTAACAGTTCTAACGCCGCTGCAACGGCTCTTACTTGTTGCTGTTTCCCATTGTTACTCCAATTAGCAAATAATGTTAGATACGCTGGACGAATCATTTTCCCACCTTGTTGTAGCATCGTTACAATTGCTTGATGAATAGCTTGATCTTCCATTTCAACACTGTCTAACATTAACTGACGAATAGCTGATAATTCTTGTTTTAAAAACGGGTATTCATTCCACATTGAATGAATCATTTCCATAATTTTTTCTCCAATCACTATAGACAAAAAGCCGGCAAAGCCGACTTTTATCTTATTTAACGTTCTTGTTTATCTGCACCGAAACCATAAATATGTTTCGAAGTTCCATACCACCATTTACCAGCAGTTTTTTGGAACCATGGAATGAAGTAGTAATCTAAACCAAATGCACGTCCTGATCCGTTCATTAAAGCAATAGCTGCTGGGATAAACCACATATTTACCCAGTAGAACATACCTGACAATACAAATGTTGTGACTAATCCAACGGTTACTGCATTGACAATCCACGTTAAGAATCCAGCCATAATTGCTAAACCGATGGCTAATTCTACAAATG
It includes:
- the pepT gene encoding peptidase T, coding for MRERLLDRFVRYAKINTRSDLNSSAVPTTKSQLDFLQMLKQELKELGFSYISLDLEDAYLVACIPSNLPEGKTAPAIGFVAHVDTADFNAENIQPQIHSNYDGEDVLLNSELGLMMRVEEFPNLKNYIGQTLITTDGTTLLGADDKAGLVSIVEAAIDLLDNPEIPHGDIWVAFGPDEEIGKGAHRFKAERMPVQFAYTLDSGIVGKLEYETFNAARAVVKINGTSVHPGQAKNVMVNALAEAAKLFSKLPEQEVPERTSGYEGFYMLTKQSGNIGMVEAEYIIRDHSMEKFQERKKNFAKIVEKQNKTYDVPRIECHIYDEYFNMYEVLKEDMTSVEVAKEAYRQCGIEPDIQPFRGGTDGCIITFKGIPTPNLFTGAENLHGQYEFVTLESMEKAKEVVLTIIQNVIK
- the nusG gene encoding transcription termination/antitermination protein NusG is translated as MMSNAAKEWYVLHTYSGYENKVKSNIELRISSMGMEENIFRVIVPEDEEVEVKDGKEKVIVSKTFPGYVLVEMIMSDQAWYVVRNTPGVTGFVGSHGAGSKPSPLLPEEVETLLGRLGVPTHAPVDLHVKVGDYVIITEGAFDGMSGKVTEIDDEKQKVKVTIEMFGRETVVELEFYQVKEDDSY
- the secE gene encoding preprotein translocase subunit SecE, yielding MRFLVNIVKEMKRVTWPTGKEVNKYTLTVVMAVLLALGFFTVVDFAISNAFKLIIK
- the rpmG gene encoding 50S ribosomal protein L33 — encoded protein: MAQKKAALACSVCGSRNYTLTLGQNKRVERLELKKFCKFCNKQTLHRETK
- the menA gene encoding 1,4-dihydroxy-2-naphthoate polyprenyltransferase is translated as MKDIIELVELRTKIASVIPFVVGLLFSIWTFGNCNAVNMMLFFVGMLCFDMATTVMNNLMDYVKAKNKTYRQEENIIGTSSLTVKQATIIFTALVGIATIIGIILVMRTNVILLFVGALCFVIGIFYTFGPIPISRMPLGEVLSGVTMGFGIFWIVIFLNSPEASFAWMGFEQGMLVVRLSLLDHFKVALLSLPLVCTIANIMLSNNLCDLETDITNHRYTLVYYIGKPTALTLYQVLYFISFVAMLLAVVLQIAPMLMLGTLVVAIPVYKNIQLFLQKQEKRTTFALAIKNILMIHVMQILLLVISVIFFR
- a CDS encoding FAD:protein FMN transferase, with amino-acid sequence MKINKWLLVTTLALSSIGLVSCQQKKVQKVEVVSSASVKTPREIIKSPVKKTDFLLGTAVALSVYHPNTEELLTRAFTMVKDLEARITVNASGSEVDVINEAAGDHAVVVSDEVYDVIKQGLAYSEEFDGSFDITVGPLTSLWRIGFPDARKPSQKEIDDALPLVNYKNVVLNDEEKSVFLTQKGMLLDLGGIAKGFIADQLWNFFKKEGVTTAVLDLGGNIVVMGGSPARDGVAWNVGLQDPLESRGTTLGTILEKEKTIVTSGIYERYLEVDGKTYHHILNPKTGYPYENDIAGVSIIVSSSTRGDALSTSMFSIGVEEGLKYVNQKDDVDAVFMTRDKKVYVSNSIKNAFKLTNDQYTWEGTH
- a CDS encoding FMN-binding protein, whose translation is MTIKKSLATAAVLLSSVVVLTACGGGSKSTTSSTATTTAATTQAAKSTASGELKDGTYKLVSETDKRGWHVEFTIVVEGGKITSSDYDNLNKDGKRKSEDEAYEKQMKDKVKVGPAEYFKAYNVGLVQKQTPSDVEVVAGATHAHTSFVEYANKLIEAAQKGDTKEIKVAAPQG
- a CDS encoding polyprenyl synthetase family protein, with amino-acid sequence MEMIHSMWNEYPFLKQELSAIRQLMLDSVEMEDQAIHQAIVTMLQQGGKMIRPAYLTLFANWSNNGKQQQVRAVAAALELLHVATLLHDDVIDEADMRRGQKTINSRYGNRVAIYAGDFILTSCYKLLSEYVKDLEGIVLPTNGMARVLEGELAQMRNCYRYDLGLQEYLKRIEGKTAQLFMISCYMGATLGEMDDALRAKKIGQQIGMAFQILDDILDYQVTPQEFGKPVLEDVAQGIYTAPLIYAMENNSQKIIPLLEKKQEISEEERLVLRKLVHDSGGLQKAQQLAMQYTKQALSQIERLPESDMKATVTQLTKQLLERTM